The region GCGACCAGAAGGTCGTCTTTCGTGTCGTAGTGGTAGTAGATAGCAGCCTTCGATTTATCGAGTTCGTCGGCGATTCGGGAAATCGACAGGTCGGCGTAACCGAACTTGAGTAGTGCTCGATAAGTGGCTTCCATAATCTCTTTTTCGGCGGTGCTCCAGTGCTGTTTGGGTGAATCAGAAGTCATAGTCAGTCTGATTGGTTCTCGTCGATCCGTTCCAGTTTGGAGACGTCGACAACGTTGAATTCGGCTGTACACCAGTGGCAGAATCCGAGATCGGGATCGACCGGCTTTCCGCAGGCAGGACAGGTTAGAGATTCATCAGCCTCTGTTGACCCGACAGTATTGTCTGCCTGGAATCTATCGGTTTGTCTTCTAACCTTCGCGATGAGATACGCGTCAAGGGCACTAGCGGCACTGATCAGGACTATCGGGAGAGTCGAGAATGGATCGGTTAGCGTACCCGAACTAAGCGCGGTTATCGTTGACTCGGGGACGAACAGAACTGAAGCAGCAACGATGAGTCCTAACCATCCAAGCGCTCTCAGCCAGCGCCGGAGGTAGAAGTGGCCAAGTCCGGTAACCATTGTCCCCAGAAGCGCAGCGAGTAGTGGATTGTTTCTGAGTGAGACTTGTCCCATACTACTGACTAAACGTTCAGTAGGTGTTAAACCCTTCGTCTAACTGGAAAAGGCCATTGCCAGAGGCATGATAAGATACACACTACATATCCGTATGAACTAGTTCTAAGCCGAATACTCGGTAGATAGCCAAATTATGGCTGAGGATATTGCCTGGTTCGAGGCGATCTACTCTAACGTGAGATGAGGGGAAAGATTGATACTTACCGAACGTTCAGTTAGGGTTGTGGCGCGACCCGAAGCGCCCGAATACACAATGACCGATGAATCTCGGCCCGCTGACGAATTGACAGCATCGTGGCACGGCCGCTACCTGGCTCGCTGGGGCAATGATACACCCCTCTACGAAGCCGTCACTGACGCCGTTTCGACTGTTACCGGCGATGCCCGTTCGGCAGTCGCCTCCCGCTATGATCGGGCGCATGCGTTCGCGCTCAGTCAGCTGTTCGGCGGAGCTGACGGAGCGTCGACGCCATCGACTGGGGTGGTCAAGTTCGTTCTCTCCGAGTGTGTCGTCTCGGTCCACAGCGACGGGCAACTCTCGGTCAGCCTCGCTGACCGTGAACGTAACGCGATTGACTAATCACACACACACATGCATAGACTCATCGCGAACAGCAGACCCGATACAGGATTGACGGCCGGACTCGATCGAACAATCGTCAACCGGAGACTGAATCGGGTTGATGAACCAGCCAGCCCCGAAACTGAGTATACTCCCGATACAATCTCTACAACATAATTCACATGCGACATTTTGGACTCAAAATACGGATGGCCGTCGTCGGTGCACTTCTCGCGGGGTTCTACCTCGTGGCCGTCGCCGCAGCGATGGTCGCGTTCGGCGAGGGCATCCTCCCGATTGCCATCGTCGGCAGCATCCTCTTGATCGGAATCCAGTATAAAGTCGGCAAGTGGGCCGCGTTACGGAGTGTCGGGGCCGAAGACCTGCCTGAGACCCAATACGCAGAGATTCATCAGTTCGTTGAGCGCGTCTGTCGAGAGAAGAAGATGAAGAAACCGTCGTTGAAAATCGCCAGTATGGGCGTTCCGAATGCGTTCGCGGTCGGTCGCCGCGGAAACGGAACCGTGGTCATCTCTCAGGAACTCATTCAACTGCTTGACCGAAGCGAGCTCGAAGGCGTTATCGCCCACGAACTTGCCCACATCGACAATCGCGACGTCATCACGATGCAACTCAAGGCATCGCATCCATCGTCGCTATCGTTGCGCAGTACATCGTGTTGTTCACTGGCGAGAACGACCTCGCAGATTTCTTCCTCGCTGTCGTCGTCGGGAACATCGTCCAGTTCGTCGTGATGATCTTCGTGCTCGCGATTTCCCGGTACCGTGAATACGTCGCCGACGCCGACGCCAGGGATGTCATCGGGCAGGGCGAACCACTCGCTCGCGCGCTTGAGAAAATTCATCAGGGCAACCAGCAGGCCCAACAGTCGGCTGGACGTGCCCAGCGCGGCCGTGGGTCGGCTAATCGGCGCGGCCGCGGGCGGGGGAGGCAGCGCTCCCGCAACGCGAACGTTGATCAGCAGGTGAGCGCACTCTGTATCTCCAGCTCTGACCGTGGCTTCCTCCAACAAATCGTCTCCACGCACCCGCCCATGGAGAAGCGTATCCAGCGGCTCCGCTCGTAGATGCCCGGGGTCCGCGAACTCCTCGCAGTCGTTCTCGGCGTCCTGCTCGGCATTGTGTTGATTGTCGCCCCACAAACAGCACTCCGACTGTCCGTATTCGTTGGCCCGAACCGTCGACGTCGTGGTGACTACGGCACAGACAAGCACGACTCGCTCTCCGACCAGTGGACGTGGCTCATTCGTGGACTCGGTGTCGTATGTCTCGCTATTGCGCTCTTTATCGCGTATCAAACGTATGCCTGACTGGTCCGCCAACACATCTCTATCTCTATAGCTCCAGAGAAACTCATCGATAAGAGATACTGAGGTAGTGAAAATGACGGCAACCCCGGAGTCTCGTCGGGTAGTCTTCCGACGGATCGCAAGACGTTTGTATACTGATTGGCCGGCGTACGATTCGACACCGTTGTACGATCGGACGTCGCTTGCCGGTCTGGAATCGGACGTTCGTATCGTCTCTACAACGTGGTTCAGACACGATGATCATACCTCCGTCGAGCAGTTCGTCTGCTCGCTTCCATTGGCCTATGTTATCTTTGACGCTGAGGATCGCTACGCCGGGCCCACACAATACGAGATGGACACTCTCTTTCGGATGTTCGTACTGAAAGAACTCCACAGCTGGGAGCACGAAACAGTTCTCGTCGACTACCTAGAGAACCGTCCTGAACTCTGTGAGCAACTGGGTCTCGAAACGATTCCGGATCAGTCAACACTGTGGCGAAGTGGCACGAGCGGTTCTCCGCTGACCTCAGGGAGACAGTCGAGACAGCGGCTAGAACAATCCTCATCAAAGCCCAGAATGCGGGTGTCGCGGTTCCGCGTGAGCCAACACGAAAGCTCCGATACCACGGGAACGAGTCTGGTGAGTCAGACCCGGACGATCAAACTACGTTGGAGCAGGCAGAGAAGATCACCGACCACGTCAGCCGCATCGTTTTCGCAGCGTTCTCGCTGGACCGAGGAAGGGGCTGTGAGATCCACGAGAACGCGTACTGGGACCTCCAGACGTATCTCGGACTCCGAGAGCGGTTGGCTGCGAACGAAGGGGCTCGCAGTTTCGTCTATGAGTCGTCCTGTGACCGAACCCCGATGGGACATGCCCACCGAGAGCATATTCGCGACCTCTCAATTTCAGAGATTCGTGAAATGTACCGACAGGCCGTGAATAGGCTCCTGAATGAGGTCGCGGAGACGGAGCAGTTCTTTCGAGGTGGAATCGTCGCGATCGACATCACCGAAGCCGATCCGTTCACGGGCGACCGAACGGGCCACGAAGACGAGATCATCGGGACGAAAGAGCAGACCGACGAGTACGCCTATCAGTGGGCGACAGTCCAGTTGGTCGGGAACGCCGTCCCAATCGTGCTGGACGCGCGCCCGGTACGGAAAGGAGAGTCACGAAAGGAGATCGTCGAGGACCTGGTGGGTTCGGCTGAGGATCTCGTTCATGTCGATAACATCCTGATGGACCGGGAGTTCGATAGCCAACACGTTCTGGAGATGCTCAGCCAGCGCGGGCTTTCCTACGTCGTTCCGAAACGGATGCAGACCAGCGAGAAAGCGCAGGCGAAGCGATTGCTCCACCGTGATCAAGATCGATATGAGACTGACCGGAAAGCTCCACCTTGGGAAGAACGAGTGGCACGAGACGACGCTAATCTACCGTCGGAAAGAGGACTCAGAGCACGACGATCATCGACAGTATTCGGTGTTTATGACGAATTGCGGGAGCGGACACCTTACGGAGTACGGCTACAGGTGGGAAATCGAAAGCGGCTATAGATCGATAAAGCGGTTCATGGCGGCGACGACGTCGAAGGATTTCGGGCTACGGTTCTTCTACTTCGCATTCGCCTGCCTATTGTACTCGATCTGGCGGGCTGTCGATCTGCTCGTGCAGGTTGAGTTGACTGGTGAGTACGAACATTCACCGATCGTAACAGCCGACAACACGCTGACGCTGCTGAAGAAGGAGACTGGAATCGGGTAGAGAGACACTCTGTCTGGGTTAGCGCGCTGTCTGAGTGGCTACACTATTGGACGTCTCGAAAATCTGCCCATACGGTTGGGAGTGTGACAATAATGGCTGCTTGGAGAGTGATCAGGAGCAGTTTTCGCTGACCGAATCGTCCAAATTCACGCATCACAGCCCTGCTAAACCCGCTGTAGTCTCAACTTCCACAACCTCGGAGTTTGGCCCGGTGATGCGCGTCTTATTTTCACGAGAACTGGAGTGAATAAGCTCACATCTGTCGATTCTCCACTGGAACAATACCCCACTTATCTTGCCGCTGGCACGCATCAGACCCCTATCCTCCGAAACTGTGAACTTCCACGACGTCGTCAGAAGTTGAGGCTAGTGGTCTCAATGCATATGGCATTCTGGCGTAGTTCATAAATAGTATGAAGACGTAGCTTGGGATAGAACGATGGCTCGAATCACCGGCTCGTATCCAGACGATCTCGATCTCCTCATCGAGGGCGCTGTCGAGGCTGGTGTGTTCAGTGGCAAGAGCGATGCGTTGCGAGAGTTCGTGCGTGAATACTTCGAGGACCACGAAAGCGAGCGTATTGCAGCTGCGGTCGCCCTCTACGAACGCGAGCGGATCACACTCGGTGATGCTGCGAGACTCGCTGCTGTCGACCGCTGGACGATGCGTGACATCCTCCGTGAGCACGGTGTTGAACTCCGCCTCGGACTCGTCGACGAAGAAGACGCAGTCGACGAAGTAGAGGCGGCGAGCGAACTCGAATTCGGTGATGAAGACTCGTCTGATGAGGAGTCACGTGCCAAATGACAGGTGACGATATTCCAGCGAACCCGAGCGTCCTGAACACGACCGTCCTCTCGAATTTCGCCTACATCGATCAGCTGTGGGTAGTTGCTGCCCTCGCTGGAATCTGTACGGTACCAGTCGTCCGTGAGGAGCTCGAACACGGCGTTGATGACCATCCATATCTTCAGTCGGCACTCGATACACTCGACGACGAGATTCCAGTCGCGACGATTTCGGATACCGTCGCAAACAGAGAGGCGGTTGTCAGTGACCATCTCGATCCCGGTGAAGCACAGGCGTTTGCCTTGGCGGACGGTCGGCTACTGACCGACGACGGGGATGCCCGATCGTTTACGAAAGACCAGGGCGTGACCGTTGTCGGGTCGGTCGGGATGCTGTTGGCTGCGATCGAGGCTGAAAAGATTGATGAGCCAACTGCCGACGAGTGGCTGTCGACATGGATCGATGAAATGGGGTACTACGTGCCACATAGTCGATTTCGGCATATCGGTGAGATACGCATACCGCCCCCTCCATAGCGGGTGTAGTCTCGATGCATGGACGACAGGGCGTGTCCGAGTACTGGCCATCCCTCCTATTGTGACATCACAAGCTCGAACCGCGCCCCGCCCTCAGACCCGTCTGTCACAGACACCGTCCACCCGTGAGCCTCTACGATCCGTTTTACGATGGTTAGTCCGAATCCGGTCCCCCCACTCGTCGAAGAATGGCCTGGTTCGAAAATCTCCTCGCGCCGATCTGCGGGGATCCCGGACCCATCGTCTTCGACGTAGATAGTGTTCTCATCGACACGTCCGACACGAACGGTCACGTCCGTGCCGCCGTGTTCGATAGCGTTTCGGAACAGATTCTCGAACACGTGCCGTAATCGGTCGCGATCGCCCTGGAAGGTCATCTCATCGGTTATCTCGAGAGTCGCCGCGTCTGTGTCTACCGTTCCCCAGCACTTCCCGACGAGATCGGTCAGACTGACCGACTCCGTTTCGTCTATGGTCTCGCCTTGCCGAGCGAGCGTCAACGTGTCCGCGATGATCGCCTCCATCCGGTCGAGTGCCCGCAGGAGTGGATCGAGGTGTTCGCTCTCCGTTTGTTCATCGAGGATCGTTGCGCGGCCCTGTGCGACGTTGAGCGGATTGCGCAGGTCGTGGGAGATGACACTCGCAAACTCGTCGAGACGCTCCTTTTGCCGACGAAGCTGTCGTTCCCGTTCGACGCGGTCGGTGACGTTCCGGGTAATTCCCACGAGACGGGTTACGTCGCCGTCAGTGAGTACCGGCGCGAGATTCGTCTGCCAGATGCGTGCCTCCTCATCGATTTCTAGCTCTTCCTGATACGAGATCGGCTCACGAGCTTTGACACACCGGTAATAGTTCGCTTCGAGTTCCGCTCCCTCTTGCTCACCGAATACATCACGAGGCGTTTCTCCCCGCACCTCTTCGGTCGTGATTCCGGTTTGTCGCTCGTATGCCGGGCTAAGACGGTCGAACTCGAACGTAATGTCGTCGTCTGAAGCGTCGACATCGAGGAAGAAAATCGCGTCCTCTGCATTGTTGAGGAGGGCCTCGTACTCTCCAGCCAGTTCGCGGAGTTCCCGTTCCTGTTCTTTCCGCTCAGTAATCTCCCGGCTGTTGAGTAGGATACCGTCGATGACATCGTCTTCGAGCCGGTTCCGCATCGTGGCTTCGATCCAGCACCACGACCCGTCGGCGTGTTTGAATCGGACTTCGACGGTCTGGGGTTCGTCCGGGGTCTCCAGAACAGCTTCAACCGCGTCGGCGTTTTTTTCACGGTCGTCGGGGTGTACGTATTCGTATCCGGTGTTCCCGACTAACTCCTCGGGATTGTAGCCGAGCACTCGTGTGACGGCGGGGCTCACGTACGTCATCGTTCCGTCAGTGTCGATGATCGTGGCGATGTCGTTCGACTCTTCGACGAGCGTCCGATACCGATCCGTCTGATTCTCGTTCCGAGTTTCCGATGTCTCAGTGTCTTCCATTGGTCAGTTGTGTTCAACAGGCGTTGCCTGAACGGACGAGTCGGTGGACACCCGGGGGCTCAATATGACTGCTGCTCCACGCGGTGAGTTGTTCACGAAGGTGACTTCGCCACCGTACAGCGAGACAGTCCAGTAGACGATCCAGAGCCCGAGTCCGCTGCCGTGCTGGAGCGGCGTTTCCTCGCCCTGATTGATCGTCTCCAGCTCTGATCTGGAATCCCCGGTCCGTTATCCACAATTTCGATGTCGATCCACTCTGCAGACTGCTTTTTTTTGGATGGTCTGGTGGTAACCGTCACCTCGGGTTCGGGTTGGTCGTTGTGGACGACAGCATTATCCAGCAGTTCCTTCACTGCCAGCTTCAACCGGCTATCTGCTCGAACGTAGAGTGGGTCAGAACCATCAAGATCGAATGAAGTGGTCGAATACTCTTCAGAAACGGTGGTGACGATATCGCTAACTAACTCCGTCACATTGGTAGCAGTCTCAGCTGATACTTCCTTTTCGAACAATGAGCGCACAGTTTCGGCTTTGTCACCCAGCGACTCCATGGCATCCGATCGTCTTTCGATCGCCCGCACGTGCGCCTGCGATTCGTCATCGCTCAGCGATTCGCGGAGTAGTTCGGCCCGGCCCTGAATCACGTTCATCCCGTTCTTGAGGTTGTGGCGCAAGACGCGATTGAGCACGTCGAGTTGCTGTTTGCGCAACCGTCGATTCGTCACGTCGGACTCGATCGTGACGAAGTGCGTGATCTCTCCGTCGTCGTTCGCTATGGGCGAGATCGTCTGGTCGACGTGATACAGCTCCCCGTTTTTGCGCTGATTGATGAGACTTGCATTCCACTGCTCGCCCGAAAGGATCGTCTGCCACATCCGATCGTAGAACTCCTCGTCCTGTTTGCCTGATTTGATGATGCGGGGGGTTCGACCGACGGCTTCCTCACGAGTATAGCCGGATCGGGATTCGAATTTCGGATTCACGTACTCGATAGTTCCTTCCCTGTCAGTGATGAAGACCGCATGTCCTGCGTTCTCGACGGCTTTTTTGAACAGCTGTAGGTCCATCTCGCGCTCTTTGCGCTCGGAGACGTCCTCCTGGAATCCGACGTAATTCTCGACGGTTCCGGCGTCGTCTCTCACCGGCGCGATACTGACGCGGTTCCAGAACTGACTGCCGTCCTTTCGGTAGTTCCGGAGTTCCACGGACACCGGCTCGTCCTTCTCAACCGCCGTCCGCATTTCGGCGACGGGTTCCTCTCGAGTCGCCTCACCCTGGAGAAACCGACAGTTGCGCCCGAGCGATTCCGATTCAGAATACCCCGTCAGCGCTTCAAATCCCTCGTTTACGTAGATCATCGGGTTGTCCTCTCGGTCGGGATCAGTAATGGTGATCCCGACGGGCGCTTTGTCCATCGCCTGGGACTTCAGTTCAAGCTCTCGTGCGTACGCTTTCCGGTCTGTCACGTCGCGTGCAGAGAGGATTACCGGTGACTGGTCGGAATCCTCGAGCGTCGCGGCCGACACCTCCAACTGTCGCTTTTCTCCATCCTTCGTCTGACATGTGAGGTCGTCGGTCGATCCCTGCCCCGCCTCCTGTACCTGCTGGAGAAAGGACCGAAACCGCTCTCGATCGTCGGCGTGGATCGTCTCAGTCGGGGATACAGAGAGCAATTCGTCGCGCGAATATCCCACGAGGTAACACGCTGCCGGATTACACTCGGTGATCTCGTCGCCAGATGGAGCAACAACGAAGATCGCGTCGTTCGTCGAATCGAACAGCCGCTGAAATCGAATCTGCACGTCCTCGTAGCGCGTGGACAACTCCACCGACTGCTCACGCCTCGCCAACAAATTCCCCACACGACGAAACAGGGTCGTCCGGTCGACGGGTGCAGCCACCACTTCGTCAATGAGCGGTGGGCCGTCGCCGTTCTGCTCTGACGGCAGCGGGACCGTTCCCCTTGACCCTTCCTGTTGGATCAACAGTACGGGCGTGAAGGTCGGATGGGCCTCTTTTTTGTGCTCGCGTAACGTCTCGCGGTACGTCGGTACCATCTGTTCACCAACGAGATAACAATCGACGGGCTGGAGGGTGTCATCGACGATGACGTCGTACCGCTCGTCGAGAAATTCTTCGAGCGCTTCCCGGTCGTTGTCCCCGTGAATAAAGAGTTGTACCGTGTGTCGCTCACTCACTTCGCGACTCGACCGGTCGGTCATGATTGGTCGGTTGTCTGTTGGTACTCGTCTGGAACGCGATGCGTTGAACTACCCTGCATGATCCCTCGAACGGTCTCGAACGGTCCTTCGATAACCAGCCCCTCGCCGGACTCGATAGCAAACCGCTGGAACCGGCTGTCGAAATCACCGAGCCGTTTTTTTACAACGCCGATCGCTCGGTCCAGTTCGCCGTCGACCTCCACATACGTGAGAAACACGATGTTGTCCGCGATGTAGCTGGTGTTCGTACTCGTGGCTTCCGGGATGCCGGTGAGACGGTCCGCCTCGTCCGTGACGATGACCGCGATACCGCGATTTTTGAGTATCCGGGTGAGACCGTGCAGCCGGCGAACGAGTCGCTGATCGCTGCCCTGGAGTGAGATCTTGTAGCCCGAGAGCCCGTCGATGAACACCGCGTCCGGTGCGTGCTCGTCGACCTGGTCGAGGACGTGCTGATCGAACTCCTCGGCCGAACGCACGAGCGGTTCGGTCTCTGTCAGCGCCAGTGATCCCTGCGTCTGCATCTCCGAGATCGGGAGTCCGAGGGTTTCCGAACGATGGACGAACTGGTCGATAGACTCCTCGAAAAGGTATCCGAGTGCTGTCCCACCGTCTTCGACGATGCCCGAGAGTATCTGCGCACCGGTGGTCGATTTGCCGATGCCGGTCGGGCCGCTGATAAACGAGACGGTCCCGCGTTCGATTCCGCCACCGAGGAGACCGTCGAGGGATGCGTGTCCGGTAGAAACGAGTTCCGGATCGAACGTTCGGTTGTCGTGTTCCGGGATGGTCTGTGGGTAGACTTCGATCCCGTGCTCGCGGATTTCGAGTCCGTGAGTGCCGTCTACCTGTCCGAGGCCACGGTGTTTCGGGACCGCGATCCGGCGTTCGTGCTCGTCGAGATACAGGTTGATGACGCCGTCGCTGAGCGATTCGAAATCGTCGTGCGTGCTTTCGCGAGTCCGTTCCCTGTCGAGTGTTCGCGTTGCGACTGTCGTCACCTGCCGGTCCCGGAGAAAGCGGATGAGCGATTGCAAGCGCTTCCGGTACTGGTATTCGTCCCGTTCCACGTACTGGAGTTGTGTTATCGGGTCGATGAGAATCCGGGCCGGGTCGACATCCTCGATTACGTGTTTGATATCCTGCGTGAATTGCTCGGATTCGACTTCAGTTGCCTCGACCAGGTTGTAGGACTTGTCCTCGGCGAAAAAGTCCGTCCCGGGCCCGATGTCCAAAAACTCGGCGTCCCGAATGTCGACATCGAGTCGTGCTGCGTTGACGAGAATGTCGTGTCTGGACTCTTCGCCGTGGATGTAGACGACTGTCTCGTCGGCATCGAGTCCCGCTCGTAGGAAGTGCTGACCGAGAAGCGATTTCCCCGTTCCCGATGCGCCCTGGACGAGGTACGTACGGCCCCGGATATACCCTCCGTTGAGCAGTTCGTCCAGCTCGGGGATACCCGACGCTACCAGCTTGATTTCCTCGTTCGTCGTGTCGCTGGAGTTATCAGGCACCGTATATCACGTCTTGTAAGCGGGAACCGAGAGATATAATTCGGAGGTCTAGATAACGGGACACCTGATAGATAGAATATATCTTCGCTCAGTGTGCGGTTTCGACGCCAGTGATCTCGAAGCGGGCACTGCTCGCCTCGCTGTCGGTCACGTGGATCTCCCAGCCGTGTGCCTCCACGATCTCCTTGACGATTGTGAGGCCGAATCCAGTGCCATCGTCAGCGGTCGAGTAGCCAGCCTCGAAAATATCGTCGTGGTCTTCGTCGGAGATTCCTGCTCCATCGTCCGCGACGTAGAACCCGTCAGCTAGCTCCCCGACGGTCACCGTTACCTCGCGGCCGCCGTGGTTGACGGCGTTCCTGAAGAGATTCTCGAACAACTGCTGAAGTCGGCTCCAGTCAGCCGATATCGTCTGGTCTGTTTCGACGGCGAGCGTTGCGTCCGCACCCGGCGTCGTCTGCCAACACTCCTCGGCCAGTTCCGACAGGGTGACCGGTTCCGTCGTTCCGACTGCGTTCCCACTCTGGGCAAGCGTCAATAGATCATCGATGAGCGCCTGACAGCGATCGACTGCGTCACCCACTTCATCGAGGTGAGGGGAGTCACAATCGGCCTGTGCCAGTTCGAGGCGGCCCTGGGCAGTCATGAGCGGGTTTCGGAGGTCGTGGCTGACGATGCTTGCGAAATCCTCGAGACGGGCGTTTTGCCGTTCGAGTTCCCGTGTACGCTCTTTGCGCTCTGTGATATCTCGGAGTGTCCCGACTGACCCGTCGAACTCGTCACCTTCGTAGGGAAGGACACCCATGTGATCCTCACAGACGATCGGGTCGCCGTCACATGGCTGGA is a window of Haloarcula pelagica DNA encoding:
- a CDS encoding PAS domain S-box protein, which codes for MTDRSSREVSERHTVQLFIHGDNDREALEEFLDERYDVIVDDTLQPVDCYLVGEQMVPTYRETLREHKKEAHPTFTPVLLIQQEGSRGTVPLPSEQNGDGPPLIDEVVAAPVDRTTLFRRVGNLLARREQSVELSTRYEDVQIRFQRLFDSTNDAIFVVAPSGDEITECNPAACYLVGYSRDELLSVSPTETIHADDRERFRSFLQQVQEAGQGSTDDLTCQTKDGEKRQLEVSAATLEDSDQSPVILSARDVTDRKAYARELELKSQAMDKAPVGITITDPDREDNPMIYVNEGFEALTGYSESESLGRNCRFLQGEATREEPVAEMRTAVEKDEPVSVELRNYRKDGSQFWNRVSIAPVRDDAGTVENYVGFQEDVSERKEREMDLQLFKKAVENAGHAVFITDREGTIEYVNPKFESRSGYTREEAVGRTPRIIKSGKQDEEFYDRMWQTILSGEQWNASLINQRKNGELYHVDQTISPIANDDGEITHFVTIESDVTNRRLRKQQLDVLNRVLRHNLKNGMNVIQGRAELLRESLSDDESQAHVRAIERRSDAMESLGDKAETVRSLFEKEVSAETATNVTELVSDIVTTVSEEYSTTSFDLDGSDPLYVRADSRLKLAVKELLDNAVVHNDQPEPEVTVTTRPSKKKQSAEWIDIEIVDNGPGIPDQSWRRSIRARKRRSSTAADSGSGSSTGLSRCTVAKSPS
- a CDS encoding PAS domain S-box protein: MEDTETSETRNENQTDRYRTLVEESNDIATIIDTDGTMTYVSPAVTRVLGYNPEELVGNTGYEYVHPDDREKNADAVEAVLETPDEPQTVEVRFKHADGSWCWIEATMRNRLEDDVIDGILLNSREITERKEQERELRELAGEYEALLNNAEDAIFFLDVDASDDDITFEFDRLSPAYERQTGITTEEVRGETPRDVFGEQEGAELEANYYRCVKAREPISYQEELEIDEEARIWQTNLAPVLTDGDVTRLVGITRNVTDRVERERQLRRQKERLDEFASVISHDLRNPLNVAQGRATILDEQTESEHLDPLLRALDRMEAIIADTLTLARQGETIDETESVSLTDLVGKCWGTVDTDAATLEITDEMTFQGDRDRLRHVFENLFRNAIEHGGTDVTVRVGRVDENTIYVEDDGSGIPADRREEIFEPGHSSTSGGTGFGLTIVKRIVEAHGWTVSVTDGSEGGARFELVMSQ
- a CDS encoding UPF0175 family protein, producing the protein MARITGSYPDDLDLLIEGAVEAGVFSGKSDALREFVREYFEDHESERIAAAVALYERERITLGDAARLAAVDRWTMRDILREHGVELRLGLVDEEDAVDEVEAASELEFGDEDSSDEESRAK
- a CDS encoding ATPase domain-containing protein; translated protein: MPDNSSDTTNEEIKLVASGIPELDELLNGGYIRGRTYLVQGASGTGKSLLGQHFLRAGLDADETVVYIHGEESRHDILVNAARLDVDIRDAEFLDIGPGTDFFAEDKSYNLVEATEVESEQFTQDIKHVIEDVDPARILIDPITQLQYVERDEYQYRKRLQSLIRFLRDRQVTTVATRTLDRERTRESTHDDFESLSDGVINLYLDEHERRIAVPKHRGLGQVDGTHGLEIREHGIEVYPQTIPEHDNRTFDPELVSTGHASLDGLLGGGIERGTVSFISGPTGIGKSTTGAQILSGIVEDGGTALGYLFEESIDQFVHRSETLGLPISEMQTQGSLALTETEPLVRSAEEFDQHVLDQVDEHAPDAVFIDGLSGYKISLQGSDQRLVRRLHGLTRILKNRGIAVIVTDEADRLTGIPEATSTNTSYIADNIVFLTYVEVDGELDRAIGVVKKRLGDFDSRFQRFAIESGEGLVIEGPFETVRGIMQGSSTHRVPDEYQQTTDQS
- a CDS encoding zinc ribbon domain-containing protein; this encodes MGQVSLRNNPLLAALLGTMVTGLGHFYLRRWLRALGWLGLIVAASVLFVPESTITALSSGTLTDPFSTLPIVLISAASALDAYLIAKVRRQTDRFQADNTVGSTEADESLTCPACGKPVDPDLGFCHWCTAEFNVVDVSKLERIDENQSD
- a CDS encoding twitching motility protein PilT; translation: MTGDDIPANPSVLNTTVLSNFAYIDQLWVVAALAGICTVPVVREELEHGVDDHPYLQSALDTLDDEIPVATISDTVANREAVVSDHLDPGEAQAFALADGRLLTDDGDARSFTKDQGVTVVGSVGMLLAAIEAEKIDEPTADEWLSTWIDEMGYYVPHSRFRHIGEIRIPPPP
- a CDS encoding HalOD1 output domain-containing protein, which produces MTDESRPADELTASWHGRYLARWGNDTPLYEAVTDAVSTVTGDARSAVASRYDRAHAFALSQLFGGADGASTPSTGVVKFVLSECVVSVHSDGQLSVSLADRERNAID